From one Nitrospinota bacterium genomic stretch:
- a CDS encoding TonB-dependent receptor — protein sequence MFAFAITLVMAALVALGPATAAAQTTPGPPQGPEAVQLQPKEKEVAKSSEAAKPPGTEAQTAKKAEELGPVVVTATKTVVPLSLSPFSTEVITGQAIEEKQVPSVREALRGARGLHVVGTGREGSQTSIFVRGGASDHNLVLLDGIPFNDAGGLVNFADLTSDNIERIEVFRGAGSALYGSDAMTSVIHIITKEGDGPPTLTVSTAFGDQGTTREMARLQGSRPGTRYSFTLSRYDTDGFFEPNDFYGNTTARGKVSLALTDYTKATFTAHYLDQRKGLPGQTGFFVFDRDEFSESDELALGLTLTQQLFSWFDHTVFVAVLDRRRFTQDLIFDPAIARRPEETDVAVPAFDFINERSDEIERRLADYHFNLHVNQLDVEAVLTGGVEWELEDGELIFATPVSFGGPSEVFPFVEFNDERRNLGYYVQAQLNWRDRIIVVPGVRFEDNEAFGGETVPRVAAAIILGDPPEETWVGPLKIRGSYGEGIKEPQFGENFSPPPFRGDPGLAPEETAHWDAGVELTLCKGRCFIEAVYFHVRQKNLISFITDTFFPFTGHFENLGKVRSEGLEVYGAVEPFDWLRIEGQYTGLETVVKDSASPDSPTVGVGKELLRRPKHSGSGSIVARYGPLTVRGDAVFVGRRFDFDGQGLSIFDNPAYMRVDLAARLRLENHLVELWGSPFPHAVEVFVRAENLLDEDYEEVLGFPAPGINVLAGVQVTFQGAAQELSIAPRKNTLAQQ from the coding sequence ATGTTCGCGTTCGCAATCACCCTGGTTATGGCTGCTCTGGTCGCTCTTGGGCCTGCGACCGCTGCCGCCCAAACCACTCCCGGGCCGCCTCAGGGCCCCGAGGCCGTCCAGCTTCAGCCGAAGGAAAAGGAGGTCGCAAAGAGTTCCGAGGCGGCCAAGCCTCCTGGCACCGAGGCTCAGACCGCTAAGAAAGCTGAAGAGCTAGGCCCCGTCGTCGTGACGGCCACGAAGACGGTCGTGCCGCTCTCCCTCTCCCCCTTCTCCACAGAAGTTATTACGGGCCAGGCGATCGAGGAAAAACAGGTCCCCTCGGTCCGGGAGGCCCTCAGGGGCGCCCGGGGCCTCCATGTCGTCGGGACGGGCCGCGAAGGGAGCCAGACCTCCATCTTCGTCCGCGGCGGGGCGAGCGACCACAATCTCGTCCTCCTCGACGGCATCCCCTTCAACGATGCGGGCGGCCTGGTTAACTTCGCCGATCTGACGTCGGACAATATCGAGCGCATCGAAGTCTTTCGGGGAGCCGGAAGCGCGCTCTACGGCTCCGACGCCATGACGAGCGTCATCCACATCATTACCAAAGAGGGCGACGGACCCCCGACCCTCACCGTCTCTACGGCCTTCGGCGACCAGGGCACGACCAGAGAAATGGCCAGGTTGCAGGGCAGCCGGCCGGGGACGCGCTACAGCTTTACTCTGAGCCGTTATGACACCGACGGGTTCTTCGAGCCCAACGACTTTTACGGCAACACGACCGCTAGGGGCAAAGTTTCCCTCGCCCTGACTGACTACACCAAGGCGACCTTCACAGCGCACTACCTGGACCAGCGAAAGGGTCTGCCAGGCCAGACGGGCTTTTTCGTCTTCGACCGTGACGAATTTTCTGAAAGCGACGAGCTAGCATTGGGCCTCACATTGACCCAGCAGCTCTTTTCCTGGTTCGACCACACGGTTTTCGTCGCGGTTTTGGACCGCAGACGTTTCACCCAAGATCTAATTTTTGACCCCGCAATTGCCCGGCGGCCCGAGGAGACTGATGTCGCCGTCCCCGCTTTCGACTTCATCAATGAGAGGAGCGATGAGATTGAACGCCGGCTCGCCGACTACCACTTCAATCTCCACGTCAATCAGCTCGATGTTGAGGCCGTTTTGACCGGAGGAGTTGAGTGGGAGCTGGAGGACGGCGAGCTCATTTTCGCCACCCCAGTATCATTTGGTGGCCCTTCCGAGGTCTTTCCCTTTGTCGAGTTCAATGATGAGCGGCGAAATCTCGGCTACTATGTACAGGCTCAGCTCAACTGGCGCGACCGGATTATCGTCGTGCCCGGCGTACGCTTTGAGGACAACGAGGCATTCGGTGGCGAGACGGTGCCTCGGGTGGCGGCCGCCATAATCCTGGGCGATCCACCTGAGGAGACCTGGGTCGGCCCGCTGAAGATAAGGGGGAGCTACGGAGAGGGCATCAAGGAGCCGCAATTCGGGGAGAACTTCAGCCCGCCGCCGTTTAGAGGCGACCCGGGGCTCGCACCCGAGGAGACGGCCCACTGGGATGCCGGAGTTGAACTCACTCTCTGCAAGGGCCGCTGCTTCATTGAGGCGGTCTATTTCCATGTGAGGCAGAAGAATCTTATTTCGTTCATCACTGATACCTTTTTTCCCTTCACGGGCCACTTCGAGAACCTCGGCAAGGTCCGTTCTGAGGGATTGGAGGTCTACGGTGCGGTGGAGCCCTTCGACTGGCTTCGGATCGAGGGCCAGTACACCGGCCTAGAGACGGTCGTCAAGGATTCCGCCAGCCCCGACAGCCCGACCGTCGGCGTTGGCAAGGAACTGCTGCGGCGGCCCAAGCACAGCGGATCCGGCTCAATTGTCGCACGGTATGGCCCGCTCACCGTCCGGGGCGACGCCGTCTTCGTCGGCAGGCGGTTCGACTTTGACGGCCAGGGCCTTTCGATATTCGATAACCCCGCCTACATGCGCGTCGATCTTGCCGCCCGCCTCCGGCTGGAAAACCACCTCGTTGAGCTCTGGGGATCGCCATTCCCGCACGCGGTGGAGGTCTTCGTCCGCGCCGAGAACCTCTTAGACGAAGACTACGAGGAGGTCCTCGGCTTCCCGGCGCCGGGGATTAACGTCCTGGCGGGGGTGCAGGTCACTTTTCAAGGGGCGGCCCAAGAGTTGAGCATAGCGCCCAGGAAAAACACGCTCGCCCAGCAATAG
- a CDS encoding energy transducer TonB, with amino-acid sequence MQEERQIQGARPRRGMALAFIASVGLHAVAVWGTGWWVQPVWRLEPIHVISLRVLNGEGATGASSPVQARPNPQRTPLKDKSKVVMRRAAPPEERTMKHPQKIRIAQKPHTQVTPSAPPPPKPQLRVATATRLSLPEPSSPMPPSRSPQAGESRLRLETHPRPVGRGDEESAAGPSSPSGSPLLVAKVEQPNRGWDRDARLEAIRRLIQKALVYPQAARRFGWEGTARVRFALGPDGRPSEVTLESSSQMAILDQEALAAVRRAAPYPYLKGAIVVPIVFDIRAPRPRIIPGAQ; translated from the coding sequence TTGCAGGAAGAACGCCAAATCCAAGGGGCCAGGCCTCGCAGGGGGATGGCCCTTGCCTTCATCGCCTCGGTGGGGCTCCACGCCGTGGCGGTGTGGGGGACTGGGTGGTGGGTTCAGCCCGTATGGCGTCTGGAGCCTATCCACGTCATCTCCCTGAGGGTCCTTAATGGAGAGGGCGCCACAGGGGCCTCTAGCCCCGTCCAAGCCCGGCCCAACCCTCAGAGGACACCTCTCAAGGACAAGTCGAAGGTGGTCATGCGTAGGGCGGCCCCTCCCGAGGAGCGCACCATGAAGCATCCTCAGAAGATCCGCATCGCGCAGAAGCCTCATACCCAAGTCACCCCGTCCGCACCACCGCCTCCGAAACCGCAACTGCGGGTGGCGACGGCTACGAGGCTCTCGCTCCCGGAGCCCTCTTCGCCCATGCCGCCATCGAGAAGCCCTCAGGCCGGAGAGTCCAGGCTGAGGCTTGAGACGCATCCACGTCCGGTCGGGAGGGGAGACGAGGAGAGCGCTGCCGGACCCTCCTCTCCGTCGGGCTCGCCCCTCCTCGTCGCAAAGGTCGAGCAGCCCAATAGGGGGTGGGACCGCGATGCGCGCCTGGAGGCCATCCGCCGCCTCATCCAGAAGGCCCTCGTCTATCCTCAGGCGGCCCGCCGTTTCGGCTGGGAGGGGACGGCGCGGGTTCGCTTCGCCCTGGGCCCCGACGGGCGACCCTCCGAGGTGACCCTGGAGTCCTCAAGCCAAATGGCGATACTCGACCAGGAGGCCCTGGCAGCGGTCCGCCGAGCCGCTCCATATCCATATCTTAAGGGGGCCATTGTCGTTCCCATCGTCTTTGACATCCGGGCTCCACGTCCCCGAATCATCCCAGGTGCGCAATGA
- a CDS encoding aldehyde dehydrogenase family protein, with amino-acid sequence MVPTTSIEFPEVEISSKVEEFLASPRKLLIGGRWADAASGKTFPVYNPATGDELARVAEGDREDIDRAVDAARKAFEEGPWRRMTPSERGRIIWKIGDLILENLDELAELDSLDNGKPLGVAKVADVPLAADLFHYMAGWATKIEGSTIPISVPYAPGAKFHAFTTREPIGVVGQIIPWNFPLLMAAWKLGPALATGNAIVLKPAEQTPLSALRLGEIIQEAGAPDGVVNIVPGYGETAGAALAAHDGVDKIAFTGSTEVGKLIVQAATGNLKKVTLELGGKSPNIVFKDSPDLDAAIAGVASAIFFNHGQCCCAGSRLLVEREIFDDVVAGVSEAAQNIKLGPGLAADTQMGPLVSEEQLERVTGYIDAGQNDGACVVTGGRRIGERGYFVSPTVITDARPEMSIVREEIFGPVVVAEPFTKTEEVLPVANETVYGLAAGIWTGDISKAHRVAEQLRAGTVWINCFNIFDAALPFGGYKQSGWGREMGKGALDLYTETKAVCIGL; translated from the coding sequence ATGGTCCCTACCACATCCATTGAATTTCCCGAAGTAGAGATCAGTTCCAAGGTGGAGGAGTTTTTGGCCTCGCCCCGGAAGCTGCTCATAGGCGGCCGGTGGGCCGACGCCGCTTCCGGCAAGACCTTTCCGGTTTACAACCCGGCGACCGGTGACGAGCTCGCGCGTGTGGCCGAGGGGGACAGGGAGGACATCGACCGCGCCGTCGATGCCGCCCGGAAAGCGTTCGAGGAGGGCCCGTGGCGCCGGATGACGCCTTCGGAGCGCGGCCGCATCATTTGGAAAATCGGCGATTTGATTCTCGAGAACCTCGACGAGCTCGCCGAGCTGGACTCACTCGACAACGGCAAGCCCCTCGGCGTCGCCAAGGTCGCGGACGTGCCGCTCGCCGCCGACCTGTTTCACTACATGGCCGGCTGGGCGACGAAAATCGAGGGCAGCACCATACCCATCTCGGTGCCCTACGCGCCGGGCGCCAAGTTCCACGCCTTCACCACGCGCGAGCCAATCGGCGTGGTGGGCCAGATAATCCCGTGGAATTTCCCGCTCCTTATGGCCGCCTGGAAGCTCGGCCCCGCGCTCGCGACCGGAAACGCCATCGTCCTCAAGCCCGCCGAGCAGACGCCGCTCTCCGCCCTGCGGCTCGGCGAGATAATTCAGGAAGCGGGCGCGCCCGACGGTGTCGTCAACATCGTGCCGGGTTACGGCGAGACGGCCGGGGCGGCGCTCGCCGCGCACGATGGCGTCGATAAGATCGCCTTCACCGGCTCAACCGAGGTCGGCAAGCTCATCGTCCAGGCCGCTACTGGGAACCTGAAGAAAGTCACCCTCGAGCTCGGCGGCAAATCTCCCAACATCGTCTTCAAGGACTCCCCCGATCTCGACGCCGCCATCGCGGGCGTAGCCAGCGCCATCTTCTTCAACCACGGCCAGTGCTGCTGCGCCGGCTCTCGCCTCTTGGTCGAGCGGGAGATCTTCGACGACGTGGTTGCCGGCGTTTCCGAGGCCGCCCAGAATATCAAGCTCGGCCCCGGCCTCGCCGCCGACACGCAAATGGGCCCGCTCGTCTCTGAGGAGCAGCTGGAGCGCGTGACCGGCTACATCGACGCCGGCCAGAACGACGGCGCGTGCGTCGTCACGGGCGGCCGTCGTATCGGTGAGCGCGGCTACTTCGTCTCACCCACCGTGATAACCGACGCCCGGCCGGAGATGAGCATCGTCCGCGAGGAGATTTTCGGGCCGGTCGTCGTCGCCGAGCCGTTCACGAAGACCGAAGAGGTGCTTCCGGTCGCCAACGAAACCGTCTACGGCCTCGCGGCCGGCATCTGGACGGGGGATATCTCCAAGGCCCACCGGGTGGCCGAGCAGCTCCGCGCGGGCACCGTCTGGATAAACTGCTTCAACATCTTCGACGCCGCGCTCCCCTTCGGCGGATACAAGCAGTCCGGCTGGGGCCGGGAGATGGGCAAAGGGGCCCTCGACCTCTACACGGAGACCAAGGCCGTCTGCATCGGTCTGTAA